A window of Prolixibacter sp. SD074 contains these coding sequences:
- the feoB gene encoding ferrous iron transport protein B has protein sequence MRLSEVSENHTVVISKVMGHGAFRRRITEMGFVRGKEVKVLKNAPLRDPVEYQVMGYHVSLRREEAHLIEVVSPEEAIHHIEQTYDGTIDLETLKTSARVKGKEINIALAGNPNCGKTSLFNRASGAKEHVGNYSGVTIDAAKANLHWKGYSLTLIDLPGTYSLTAYTPEELYARKYIIDETPDIVVNVVDASNLERNLYLTTQLIDMDIKVVLALNMYDELVAGGAKLDIEKLGKLLGIPIIPTMANKGIGIDKLLNKVIDVYEDRDPIVRHIHINYGAEMEKSIKALQKVIREGRPAPARASSRYLSLRLLDKDVETAKIIDDFPNAEQIKQTAEKEINRLEERLDNESSNLITDAKYGFIAGALKESYSEGVRRRHAITEQIDKLATHKIYGFPLFLLFMMATFSATFTLGAYPMDWINAGIAWIGDLIRNNMANGMLKDLLINGIINGVGSVIVFLPNILILFFFLSFMEDTGYMARAAFIMDKLMHKIGLHGRSFIPMVMGFGCNVPAIMATRTLRNRNDRLLTMLIIPFMSCSARLPVYIVLISAFFGKYPGLVLMGLYLLGILLAVGTAKLFNRTIFKRKETPFVMELPPYRMPTLKNTVLHMWEKGSQYLKKIGGTILVAVIAIWALEYFPRTSPNTEHFIQQKQEASTLYQSEIAAHPKQADLLMTRRDSVLLHLTMAEESSRIENSYIGRMGKAIEPAIRPLGFDWRMGVSLLAGLPAKEIVVSTMAILFQVNDDPENRHLLQEKLQTERYTSGPNTGKPLFTPLVALSFLIFVLIYFPCIAVIATIRRESGSWKWALLTVVYTTGLAWFMAFLVYQLGTLITG, from the coding sequence ATGCGTCTTTCTGAAGTCAGTGAAAACCATACTGTCGTTATTTCCAAGGTGATGGGCCACGGAGCCTTTCGTCGCAGGATAACAGAAATGGGTTTTGTGCGTGGAAAAGAAGTAAAAGTTTTAAAAAATGCTCCTTTACGCGATCCGGTTGAATACCAGGTCATGGGGTATCATGTTTCGCTACGCAGGGAGGAAGCACATCTAATCGAAGTCGTATCGCCCGAAGAAGCAATCCACCATATTGAACAAACCTACGATGGCACCATTGATTTGGAAACCCTAAAAACGTCAGCTCGTGTCAAAGGTAAGGAAATAAACATTGCTTTGGCCGGGAATCCGAATTGCGGCAAAACTTCGCTTTTTAATCGCGCTTCCGGGGCGAAGGAGCATGTCGGTAATTACAGCGGCGTTACCATTGACGCAGCCAAAGCCAACCTGCACTGGAAAGGTTATTCACTTACACTTATTGACCTTCCGGGAACCTATTCACTGACAGCATATACGCCTGAAGAACTTTATGCACGAAAATACATCATCGATGAAACGCCGGACATCGTCGTTAATGTAGTTGATGCCTCCAACCTGGAGCGCAACCTCTATCTAACGACACAGCTCATCGATATGGACATCAAGGTTGTGCTGGCGCTGAACATGTACGACGAGCTGGTCGCTGGTGGCGCTAAGCTCGACATTGAAAAGCTGGGAAAACTATTGGGAATTCCCATTATTCCAACCATGGCCAATAAAGGCATTGGGATTGACAAACTGCTCAACAAGGTAATTGATGTTTATGAGGATCGTGATCCAATCGTCCGCCATATTCACATCAATTACGGTGCTGAAATGGAAAAATCCATCAAAGCGTTGCAGAAAGTGATTCGGGAAGGCCGTCCTGCTCCGGCCAGGGCTTCATCCAGATATTTGTCGCTACGTTTGCTCGACAAAGACGTGGAAACAGCGAAAATTATCGATGATTTTCCTAATGCTGAACAAATTAAGCAAACTGCAGAAAAAGAAATCAACCGACTGGAAGAAAGGCTTGATAATGAGAGCTCGAACCTGATTACCGATGCCAAATATGGTTTTATTGCGGGTGCACTCAAAGAAAGTTACAGCGAAGGAGTCAGGCGCCGTCATGCCATTACCGAACAAATTGACAAACTAGCCACCCATAAAATTTATGGTTTTCCTCTTTTTCTGCTGTTCATGATGGCGACCTTTTCGGCCACTTTCACTTTGGGTGCTTACCCAATGGATTGGATTAACGCCGGCATTGCATGGATTGGCGATCTGATTAGAAACAACATGGCAAACGGGATGCTGAAAGATCTGCTCATCAACGGAATAATTAACGGAGTTGGAAGTGTGATCGTATTCCTGCCCAATATCCTCATTTTGTTCTTCTTTCTCTCCTTTATGGAGGATACCGGCTACATGGCACGGGCCGCTTTCATCATGGACAAGCTGATGCATAAAATAGGCCTGCACGGACGCTCATTTATTCCCATGGTGATGGGATTCGGGTGCAATGTTCCAGCCATTATGGCTACCCGCACTTTACGTAACCGGAATGATCGGCTGTTGACCATGCTGATCATTCCGTTCATGTCCTGTTCGGCACGACTACCGGTTTATATTGTGCTGATATCTGCTTTCTTCGGTAAATATCCCGGTTTGGTATTGATGGGCCTTTATCTGCTGGGGATTCTGCTGGCAGTTGGAACAGCCAAACTTTTCAACCGGACCATCTTCAAGCGCAAGGAAACGCCGTTTGTTATGGAACTTCCGCCCTACCGTATGCCTACATTGAAGAATACAGTGTTGCACATGTGGGAAAAAGGGAGCCAGTATTTGAAGAAAATCGGGGGAACCATTCTGGTAGCTGTTATTGCAATTTGGGCACTCGAATATTTCCCGCGTACGAGTCCGAACACAGAACACTTCATTCAGCAAAAACAGGAAGCCAGCACCCTATATCAGTCAGAAATTGCTGCACACCCCAAACAGGCTGACTTATTAATGACCCGACGTGATTCGGTTTTGCTTCACCTGACAATGGCTGAAGAATCGTCTCGTATTGAGAACTCCTACATTGGAAGAATGGGAAAAGCTATTGAGCCAGCCATCCGACCTTTAGGTTTTGACTGGCGAATGGGCGTAAGCCTGCTGGCCGGACTTCCAGCTAAAGAGATTGTTGTTAGTACCATGGCTATTCTATTCCAGGTAAACGACGACCCGGAAAACAGGCATCTTTTGCAGGAAAAACTGCAAACCGAGCGGTATACTTCCGGGCCCAATACCGGAAAACCACTCTTTACACCACTTGTGGCGCTTTCTTTCCTGATTTTTGTACTTATCTATTTCCCGTGTATCGCCGTTATTGCGACTATCCGAAGAGAATCGGGAAGCTGGAAGTGGGCGCTGCTTACTGTTGTTTACACCACAGGTTTGGCATGGTTTATGGCATTTCTTGTCTACCAATTGGGAACGTTAATCACGGGATAA
- a CDS encoding iron-containing alcohol dehydrogenase: MNNFEFYNPVRIVFGKGEIAKLKSLIPRDVKVMLTYGGGSIMKNGVYGQVKEALQGVDVIEFGGIEPNPHYETLMKAIDLVQKEKIGFLLSVGGGSVLDGTKFIAAGALWPGEDPWEILTGKTEFPLLKALPLGAVLTLPATGSEMNGNSVVTRIETREKLAFGSPLVMPEFSILDPTVVFSLPDRQVANGVVDAFVHVMEQYLTYPVDAPIQDRFAESILTTLIEEGPKVLANRNDYNAAANFMWAATMALNGLIGVGVPQDWSAHTIGHEITAFHGVDHARTLAVVLPGLMHIKRSNKKDKILQYGARVWNITEGTEDERTDQIIAATVKFFESVGIQTRLSDYDIDESFITKVKNRFLQRGMMGIGEHGDISPDQVAEILEHQL, from the coding sequence ATGAACAACTTTGAATTCTATAATCCGGTGCGGATTGTTTTTGGGAAAGGTGAAATAGCAAAACTGAAAAGTTTAATTCCCAGGGACGTGAAGGTGATGCTCACCTACGGTGGCGGAAGTATTATGAAAAATGGTGTGTACGGTCAGGTAAAGGAAGCTCTTCAGGGAGTGGATGTGATTGAATTTGGCGGAATCGAACCGAATCCACACTACGAAACACTGATGAAAGCCATTGATTTGGTACAGAAGGAGAAAATAGGCTTCCTGCTTTCTGTTGGTGGAGGTTCTGTTCTCGACGGCACCAAATTTATTGCTGCCGGAGCGCTTTGGCCGGGTGAGGACCCATGGGAAATTTTAACTGGTAAAACCGAATTTCCTTTGCTGAAAGCATTGCCGCTTGGAGCTGTTCTTACGCTGCCGGCAACAGGATCGGAAATGAACGGAAACTCTGTGGTTACACGGATTGAAACTCGGGAAAAACTGGCTTTTGGTTCACCTCTGGTGATGCCGGAATTTTCTATCCTCGATCCGACTGTTGTTTTCTCATTGCCTGACAGGCAAGTGGCCAATGGAGTCGTAGATGCCTTTGTACACGTAATGGAGCAATATCTTACCTATCCGGTAGATGCGCCTATACAGGATCGCTTTGCTGAATCTATTCTGACCACACTAATCGAAGAAGGGCCGAAAGTATTGGCCAACCGGAACGATTACAATGCAGCGGCTAATTTTATGTGGGCGGCAACCATGGCGCTGAACGGATTGATTGGTGTTGGTGTTCCCCAGGATTGGTCGGCACATACCATTGGACACGAGATTACGGCTTTCCATGGTGTCGATCATGCGCGCACTTTGGCGGTCGTCCTACCGGGATTGATGCATATCAAGCGAAGCAATAAAAAGGATAAAATTCTGCAGTATGGTGCCCGCGTTTGGAATATTACCGAAGGAACCGAAGATGAACGGACCGATCAGATCATTGCTGCAACGGTTAAGTTCTTTGAATCGGTCGGTATTCAAACGCGTCTGAGCGATTACGATATCGATGAGAGCTTCATTACGAAAGTGAAGAACCGTTTCCTTCAACGTGGAATGATGGGAATTGGCGAGCATGGCGACATTTCCCCCGATCAGGTTGCTGAGATTCTGGAGCACCAATTGTAA
- the argF gene encoding ornithine carbamoyltransferase has product MAFNLRNRNFLKLLDFTPEEIKYLLKLSADLKAAKYAGTEQPRMTGKNIALIFEKSSTRTRCAFEVAAHDQGANVTYLGPSGSQIGHKESMKDTARVLGRMYDGIEYRGFGQDIVEELGKYAGVPVWNGLTNEFHPTQILADFLTMMEHIDKPLSEVKFAYLGDARNNMGNSLMVGAAKMGMDFRAAAPAASQPSEKLQKVCREIAKETGAKITVTDNVAEAVKDCDFLYTDVWVSMGEPEGVWAERIELLKPYQINNEVLKMTGNPKVKFLHCLPAFHNRETKVGEDIFQKFGLGAMEVTEEVFESSASIVFDEAENRAHTIKAIMVATLGQ; this is encoded by the coding sequence ATGGCATTCAATTTACGTAACCGGAATTTCCTGAAACTCCTCGATTTCACTCCGGAAGAAATAAAATATCTGCTGAAATTGTCGGCTGATTTGAAAGCGGCAAAATATGCAGGTACCGAACAACCCCGTATGACAGGGAAAAATATCGCGCTCATTTTTGAGAAATCGTCAACCCGTACACGTTGTGCATTTGAGGTGGCAGCGCATGATCAGGGTGCAAATGTTACCTACCTGGGGCCAAGTGGATCGCAAATCGGGCACAAAGAATCGATGAAAGATACTGCCCGCGTATTGGGACGTATGTACGACGGAATTGAGTACCGTGGTTTTGGACAGGATATCGTTGAAGAGCTGGGCAAATATGCCGGTGTTCCGGTCTGGAACGGTTTAACTAACGAATTCCATCCTACCCAGATTTTAGCTGATTTTCTCACGATGATGGAGCACATCGACAAGCCACTTTCGGAAGTTAAATTCGCTTATTTGGGCGATGCCCGGAACAACATGGGTAACTCACTGATGGTGGGAGCTGCCAAAATGGGAATGGATTTCCGCGCAGCAGCACCGGCAGCAAGTCAACCGTCGGAGAAACTGCAAAAAGTTTGCCGCGAGATTGCCAAAGAAACGGGCGCGAAAATCACTGTCACCGACAATGTGGCTGAAGCAGTGAAAGATTGTGACTTTCTGTACACTGATGTTTGGGTGTCAATGGGCGAACCGGAAGGCGTTTGGGCAGAGCGGATTGAATTGCTGAAACCTTACCAGATAAATAATGAAGTACTGAAGATGACTGGTAACCCGAAAGTGAAATTCCTGCACTGTTTGCCGGCATTCCATAATCGTGAAACCAAAGTAGGCGAGGATATTTTTCAGAAATTCGGATTAGGCGCAATGGAAGTAACCGAGGAGGTTTTCGAAAGTTCTGCTTCTATTGTATTTGATGAGGCTGAAAACCGGGCGCATACTATTAAAGCTATTATGGTAGCAACGCTGGGCCAGTAA
- a CDS encoding carbamate kinase, translating to MNKLAVVALGGNALLRGDEKGTIEEQEANTMDTLENLVFLLKEGYDLVISHGNGPQVGNILLRNDAGEQMYGIAPMPLDVCVADSQGGIGYMIERMFRNLLNKHGIQRNIISMISMVEVDKDDPAFGNPTKRVGMLYNEEQAKKLQEEKGWAFKPSQKKDGGWRRVVSSPFPKQVMNKEVIGSLARQGNIVIAAGGGGIPVYFDENKDFRTVDAVVDKDLASATLASSIGADELYILTDVSFIYKDFGLPTQEKLEFLDYADTVKYLEAGTFGEGNMAPKIRAALNFVENGGKKSVITEAKKLADRSYGSKITMHYDK from the coding sequence ATGAATAAATTGGCAGTGGTGGCCCTCGGTGGCAATGCGTTACTTCGTGGAGATGAAAAAGGCACCATCGAAGAGCAGGAAGCCAATACGATGGATACGCTGGAAAATCTTGTTTTTCTGTTAAAAGAAGGGTACGATCTGGTAATCAGTCATGGCAATGGGCCGCAGGTGGGAAATATTCTGCTGCGAAATGATGCAGGAGAGCAAATGTACGGTATTGCCCCCATGCCTTTGGATGTGTGCGTCGCTGATTCGCAGGGGGGAATTGGTTATATGATAGAACGGATGTTCCGGAATTTGCTTAACAAGCATGGAATTCAACGAAATATTATTTCCATGATTAGCATGGTGGAAGTTGATAAGGACGATCCGGCTTTCGGGAATCCCACCAAGCGTGTTGGAATGCTCTACAATGAAGAGCAGGCGAAAAAGTTGCAGGAAGAAAAAGGATGGGCATTTAAACCCAGTCAGAAAAAAGATGGTGGCTGGCGTCGTGTGGTATCATCGCCTTTTCCTAAGCAGGTGATGAATAAAGAGGTAATTGGGTCATTGGCACGGCAGGGGAATATCGTTATTGCTGCTGGCGGTGGCGGTATTCCGGTTTATTTCGATGAAAATAAGGACTTTCGTACCGTAGATGCCGTGGTGGACAAAGATTTGGCGTCGGCAACACTGGCATCAAGCATTGGTGCTGATGAGCTGTATATTTTGACGGATGTTTCTTTCATCTATAAGGATTTCGGTTTACCAACACAGGAAAAACTGGAGTTCCTGGATTATGCCGATACAGTAAAATACCTGGAAGCAGGCACTTTTGGAGAAGGAAATATGGCTCCGAAAATTCGGGCAGCTTTAAATTTCGTGGAGAACGGAGGAAAGAAATCGGTAATTACCGAAGCCAAAAAATTAGCCGATCGATCGTACGGTTCCAAAATAACCATGCATTACGACAAATAA
- a CDS encoding DNA translocase FtsK, whose protein sequence is MAKKITSNTSRKNNQKSNFRKRLSKLSNWERVGGILAIGLFFFALYLLISLISFLLSGGADQSQLSLTAREILTNPNLKIENVGGKWGASMADWFINRGIGLASFGVVYLLFIMAVKLGRIHKVSLSRNFGYGIFLIIWSSVALGYFMAPLYEQSYLYPGGAYGFFISQWFNSVIGNVGTFFLLMATMLICIIIAFENAWPVMRKWMSRAKKQPATDTTLSDEEIFNAPQAPVINEKDNSFAKVVKEDDEVEVVYADDNNKGEIELEREPEVNNISPDKKHGDKKDDGTNDPELEVEKRVEDDVVASIQQDVLEDYDPTLDLSRYEFPPLDLLKEWSTGNPQVTNEELIANKNRIVETLKNYNIEIVKIKATSGPTITLYEIVPAPGIRISKIKNLEDDIALSLAALGIRIIAPIPGKGTVGIEVPNRKPEIVSMRSIIASRTFQESEFELPIALGKTISNETYAVDLTKMPHILVAGATGQGKSVGLNAIITSLLYKKHPSQLKFVFVDPKKVELNLYSVIEKHFLAKMPGEDDPIITDVQKVKNTLSSLNMEMDERYDLLKKAHTRNIKEYNQKFISRRLNPEKGFRYLPYIVVIIDEFADLIMTAGKEIELPIARIAQLARAVGIHMIIATQRPSINIITGVIKANFPARIAFRVASMVDSRTILDSPGANQLIGKGDMLVSTGSNLTRVQCAFVDTPEVESIVHFIGEQPGYPTAFLLPEYIDGNSDEPGAVDLKNRDDLFDEAAKLVVMNQTGSTSAIQRKFSIGYNRAGRIMDQLEAAGIVGPNEGSKARQVLLQDEYSLEQLLNNL, encoded by the coding sequence ATGGCCAAGAAAATAACCTCAAATACTTCCAGGAAAAACAATCAAAAATCCAACTTCAGGAAACGGCTGAGCAAACTCAGTAACTGGGAACGAGTCGGTGGAATTCTCGCCATCGGATTATTCTTCTTTGCACTTTATTTGCTCATTTCACTCATCTCTTTTCTCCTGTCGGGGGGTGCCGACCAAAGTCAGCTTAGCCTCACGGCGCGGGAGATTTTGACCAATCCTAATTTGAAAATCGAGAATGTAGGCGGAAAGTGGGGAGCCTCAATGGCCGACTGGTTCATTAACCGGGGCATCGGCCTTGCTTCATTTGGAGTGGTGTATCTGCTATTTATAATGGCTGTCAAGCTGGGCCGAATCCATAAGGTTTCGCTGTCGAGAAACTTTGGGTACGGAATATTTCTCATTATCTGGTCATCGGTTGCGTTAGGTTATTTCATGGCCCCGCTGTACGAACAATCGTATCTCTACCCGGGTGGTGCTTACGGCTTTTTCATTAGCCAGTGGTTTAATTCCGTTATCGGCAATGTAGGAACCTTCTTCCTCCTGATGGCTACCATGTTAATCTGCATCATCATTGCCTTTGAGAATGCCTGGCCGGTAATGCGCAAGTGGATGAGCCGCGCGAAAAAACAGCCGGCAACCGATACAACGCTCTCGGACGAGGAAATCTTTAATGCCCCCCAAGCTCCTGTCATCAACGAAAAAGATAATTCTTTCGCCAAAGTCGTTAAAGAGGATGATGAAGTGGAAGTGGTTTATGCAGACGATAACAATAAAGGAGAAATAGAGCTGGAACGGGAACCGGAGGTGAATAATATTTCTCCTGATAAGAAACATGGGGACAAAAAGGACGATGGGACCAACGATCCGGAACTGGAGGTAGAGAAACGTGTGGAAGACGATGTGGTAGCGTCCATCCAGCAGGATGTGCTGGAAGACTACGATCCCACCCTCGATCTTTCCCGGTATGAATTTCCACCACTTGATCTGTTAAAAGAGTGGTCGACCGGAAATCCACAGGTTACCAATGAGGAATTAATTGCCAATAAGAACCGGATCGTTGAGACGCTGAAGAACTACAACATTGAGATTGTTAAAATAAAAGCAACTTCCGGTCCTACCATTACTTTATACGAAATTGTCCCGGCACCGGGAATTCGGATTTCAAAAATCAAAAATCTGGAAGATGACATTGCCCTAAGCCTGGCTGCTCTCGGAATCCGTATTATTGCGCCTATTCCCGGAAAGGGAACCGTGGGTATTGAGGTGCCTAACCGGAAACCGGAGATTGTTTCCATGCGTTCCATCATCGCATCACGGACATTCCAGGAATCCGAGTTTGAGTTGCCCATTGCTTTGGGAAAAACTATTTCGAACGAAACCTATGCGGTCGATTTGACCAAAATGCCACATATTCTGGTTGCCGGAGCCACAGGTCAGGGTAAATCGGTTGGTTTAAATGCCATCATTACTTCGCTGTTGTACAAAAAACATCCGTCGCAGCTGAAGTTCGTCTTCGTCGATCCCAAAAAAGTAGAGCTTAACCTTTACTCGGTGATAGAAAAACATTTCCTGGCCAAAATGCCTGGAGAAGACGACCCGATTATCACCGATGTTCAAAAAGTGAAAAATACCCTGAGTTCCCTGAACATGGAAATGGACGAGCGGTATGATTTGCTAAAGAAAGCCCATACCCGGAATATTAAAGAGTACAACCAAAAATTTATTTCGCGAAGATTAAATCCTGAAAAAGGTTTCCGTTACCTGCCCTACATTGTGGTAATCATCGATGAATTTGCCGATCTGATAATGACGGCCGGTAAAGAAATTGAATTACCTATTGCCCGCATTGCTCAGCTGGCCAGGGCCGTTGGAATCCACATGATCATTGCCACTCAGCGTCCGTCAATCAATATTATTACCGGAGTGATAAAGGCCAACTTCCCGGCAAGGATCGCTTTCCGGGTAGCCTCGATGGTCGACTCGAGAACAATTCTTGATTCACCCGGAGCCAATCAGTTAATCGGTAAAGGTGATATGCTGGTTTCTACGGGAAGTAACCTAACCCGTGTACAATGTGCCTTTGTCGACACGCCGGAAGTGGAATCGATTGTGCATTTTATTGGTGAGCAGCCGGGTTATCCTACCGCTTTCTTATTACCTGAATACATCGATGGAAATTCTGATGAGCCGGGTGCTGTCGATTTGAAAAACCGGGATGACTTGTTTGATGAGGCAGCAAAATTAGTTGTAATGAACCAGACCGGCTCCACATCAGCCATTCAACGGAAGTTTTCGATTGGTTACAATCGTGCAGGCCGGATTATGGACCAATTGGAAGCAGCAGGTATTGTCGGACCGAACGAAGGCAGCAAGGCACGACAGGTATTATTACAGGATGAATATTCTTTGGAACAATTATTGAACAACCTTTAA
- a CDS encoding outer membrane lipoprotein carrier protein LolA, with amino-acid sequence MKNFTLTVLLVMTTSLLFAQQDNKAKEILDKLSATTNRYKTIQIDFSFTLENQKEDIKETNSGWVALKGDKYRLHMPALGTDIYSNGKTNWSYLPDAGEVNVTDNVPGQDNSLNPANLFTIYEKGFKYRYIGEEKAGGKNAYVIDLYPKDLNKDFTRVKLYVDAASYHIIKGITYSKDGNTYTVALKNMKTNQDLPDSYFTFDPAKHPDVEVNDMR; translated from the coding sequence ATGAAAAATTTTACATTAACCGTCTTGCTCGTCATGACAACCAGCCTGCTGTTTGCTCAGCAGGATAACAAAGCGAAAGAAATTCTCGATAAGCTTTCGGCAACAACCAATCGTTATAAAACCATTCAAATCGATTTTTCCTTTACCCTGGAAAACCAGAAAGAAGACATCAAAGAAACAAATAGTGGCTGGGTGGCTTTGAAAGGAGATAAATACCGGTTGCATATGCCGGCTTTAGGAACGGATATTTATTCGAATGGTAAAACCAACTGGAGTTATCTTCCCGATGCGGGCGAAGTCAATGTAACGGACAACGTGCCGGGGCAGGATAATTCGCTTAATCCGGCCAACCTTTTCACTATCTACGAAAAGGGTTTCAAATACCGGTACATTGGTGAAGAAAAAGCAGGTGGCAAAAATGCTTATGTCATCGATCTTTACCCAAAAGATCTGAATAAAGATTTCACCCGGGTTAAGCTTTACGTTGATGCTGCCAGCTACCACATCATTAAAGGCATAACATACAGTAAAGATGGCAACACCTATACTGTTGCACTTAAAAATATGAAAACCAACCAGGATTTACCTGACAGTTATTTCACATTTGACCCGGCTAAACATCCCGATGTAGAAGTGAATGATATGCGATAA
- the pyk gene encoding pyruvate kinase gives MNRNKHTKIVATLSDKTSNPEFISKLYEAGMNVVRINTAHQTPETALQLVNDVRSVSDSLAILLDTKGPEVRTKNIAGPIPVKKGDRLLIKGGDGESNKDVFYVDYPGFINDVGVGRSVLIDDGELELKVEAVKDDALEVIVVNNGEIKNRKSINVPGVSFALPAISPKDEMFIEWAVDNDLDFIAHSFVRNKEDVLAVQEILDRKGGKIKIIAKIENLDGVNNLDEILDYAYGIMVARGDLGIEIPAEKIPGVQRHIIRRCVKLKKPVIIATQMLHTMIQNPRPTRAEVSDVANAIYARTDAVMLSGETAYGSYPVEAVETMTRIAMEVEKSKDRRNDLPVPRLDGEVPAFLSEAAVMAAEELDVKAIVTDTLTGRTARYLAAFRSNRPVYAKCHTGNVKRELALSYGVYASEIVVKKNKDKLVKHALRSLVDEGFLAEEDKVVYVGGSFGVGGGTSFMEIAEVGQLTRKNKSDQGANNK, from the coding sequence ATGAATCGAAACAAACATACCAAGATTGTCGCTACACTTTCCGACAAAACCAGTAATCCGGAATTTATTTCAAAATTGTATGAGGCAGGGATGAATGTTGTCCGAATCAACACGGCACACCAGACTCCCGAGACTGCTTTGCAACTGGTGAATGATGTACGGTCGGTATCCGATTCTCTGGCTATATTACTCGATACCAAAGGACCTGAAGTAAGGACTAAAAATATTGCCGGGCCCATTCCCGTGAAGAAGGGAGATAGGCTGTTAATAAAAGGCGGTGACGGAGAATCCAATAAAGATGTGTTTTATGTCGATTATCCCGGATTTATTAATGATGTTGGCGTAGGTCGCTCTGTACTAATCGATGACGGTGAGTTGGAGCTGAAAGTTGAAGCTGTAAAGGATGATGCACTGGAAGTGATTGTTGTAAATAACGGTGAAATCAAAAACCGAAAAAGTATCAATGTTCCAGGCGTTTCATTTGCTTTACCTGCCATTTCGCCCAAAGACGAGATGTTCATTGAATGGGCTGTCGATAACGATTTGGATTTCATTGCCCATTCATTCGTCCGCAATAAAGAGGATGTATTGGCTGTTCAGGAGATTCTTGACCGTAAGGGAGGCAAAATCAAAATCATTGCAAAAATCGAGAACCTGGATGGCGTAAATAATCTCGATGAGATTTTGGATTATGCATATGGTATTATGGTTGCCCGGGGTGACCTGGGAATTGAAATTCCCGCCGAAAAAATCCCCGGGGTCCAGCGGCATATTATTCGCCGGTGTGTAAAACTGAAAAAGCCGGTTATCATCGCTACGCAGATGCTGCACACAATGATTCAGAATCCGAGGCCAACCCGTGCAGAAGTCAGCGATGTGGCCAATGCAATTTATGCCCGGACCGATGCGGTTATGCTTTCCGGTGAAACTGCTTACGGAAGTTATCCGGTTGAAGCTGTTGAAACCATGACCCGGATTGCAATGGAAGTTGAAAAGAGCAAGGATAGACGTAATGACCTGCCTGTACCGCGTCTCGACGGAGAAGTACCCGCATTCTTATCGGAAGCTGCTGTAATGGCTGCAGAGGAGTTAGATGTAAAAGCAATTGTTACCGATACCCTAACGGGAAGAACGGCCCGCTATCTGGCTGCATTCCGGAGTAACCGGCCCGTTTATGCCAAGTGTCATACGGGTAATGTAAAACGGGAATTGGCGCTTTCGTACGGTGTATATGCCAGCGAAATTGTCGTGAAAAAGAACAAGGACAAACTGGTAAAACATGCACTGCGCAGCCTCGTTGACGAAGGTTTTCTGGCCGAGGAAGATAAAGTGGTTTATGTGGGGGGAAGCTTTGGTGTAGGAGGTGGGACCTCTTTTATGGAAATTGCTGAGGTAGGACAATTGACCCGGAAGAACAAATCGGATCAGGGTGCCAACAATAAATGA
- the aroQ gene encoding type II 3-dehydroquinate dehydratase translates to MKIILINGPNLNLLGVREKTIYGNRSFDEYYVKLKERFPKVEFEYFQSNVEGEIVNKLHERGFLADGIIINAGAYTHTSIAIRDAISGINTTVVEVHISNILTRENFRHESVIGPVCKGSIMGFGLDSYRLAVESFLG, encoded by the coding sequence ATGAAAATTATTTTAATAAATGGCCCAAACCTTAATCTTTTGGGTGTTAGAGAAAAAACTATCTATGGTAATCGGTCCTTTGATGAATATTACGTAAAGTTGAAGGAACGGTTTCCAAAAGTTGAGTTTGAGTACTTCCAATCGAATGTGGAAGGGGAGATTGTGAACAAATTGCATGAACGAGGTTTTTTGGCCGATGGTATTATCATTAATGCAGGAGCTTATACACATACATCAATTGCCATTCGTGATGCCATTTCCGGAATTAATACGACGGTTGTGGAAGTTCATATTTCCAATATTCTGACCCGGGAGAATTTTCGGCATGAGTCGGTTATCGGGCCGGTTTGCAAGGGAAGTATTATGGGATTTGGTCTTGACTCGTATCGCTTGGCAGTGGAAAGTTTTTTAGGTTGA